tgggccaaaaacaaaaccaaacactaTGATTGTTAATCTGAAAACTCTAAAATAGCCAAATGTTATTTGAGAACAGCGCCAGCAGGGCTGGGGAGTATATGTACATACAAGTCCAAGAACTATGAAAAAGGGAACAAAAGTTTACTAAGATAGGAAGTACATAAAAAGGTGCGACGAATATGACCCTATGTGCAAATAATATGCAACAATTTGACATCTTTGACGAAAAAGAGCCCAATCTCCCCACCTGAATTTGCACATCAGACTGCAGAGTTTTGTACAAAGTGCATTTTATGTGATCTGGAGTTCTGCTCTGTCTTTGCTTAAGCAGCCCTCACTGAGCCGGAGGAGCTCGGTAGTAAGCAGGAACTGTTGCCGGAAAGAACATTTGCCTCACTCCTTCTGCCTTTATGATAGGCAAGATTATCCCTGAAGCGCTCTGCATCCATAACAGACTCGTTATAGATGAAAAAGTCAGAAAAACTGAGATAAAAGACCTGATTTAGAGAGCGTTTTGccgagcttataagctctttaaacgtctttttataagatgtttaggAGTTGGAAGTGTTTCGGATGAGCAAGTAAACCTTTTGTAGGAAAAGTAAGGAGTTCGTTACTTATTTTAAGATCTCGTTGTATTCCTtgatttttatgatattaaatattgaaccGGCATTAACAACGTTTTACAAGTTTCatgattttactttttttatccaaacacttcaaaaGCTTTATGTTTTAGATATAACATCTTATATGCTCTAACATCTTGAAAATATGTATGAATGAACTTAGCCAAACAACCTCTTAAGGTTAGAAACATGTACTCACTGATATTAATTTGGCCCCAATCCACATTCGTTTGGGTGAGGGGAAGGGCAACAGCAATCGGCCAACACCATATATTGCCACGGCAAAGAAATGGCAAACCAAGCTTAGTGGCCGAGGGTTCAAGCCCGAAAGCAAAGACACCGGCCCATTCGAGAATACACCTCCAAGGCTCAAGTAGTCGAAGCATGCCTGACGCATCTCGTTCCGTGCTTGATCAGGTGAAGCACTAAATACCTTGTATAGGGCACCCGCCAACGTGTTGATAGTCGATGCCACAGGCTGCAGATTTAGACGTTTGAAGTGAGACAACTGTTTTATTGTTCATAAGCATATTCCGATGTAGAGGCAGATTTTTACTTGGGTAAAAAACTATCATCATGATAACAGTCTTAAAAGTCCACTGTCACGAGACAGTAATAAAGGCATTCTGCAGTTAAATTTGACTCACCTTCCGCAAAGTATAGAAAGATTCTAGATATTTGCAAAGTGTAGGTGCATCGTTGAGGTCGTGCAGAGGCCTAAGGAGATTGCGCAGTACAACTATGTCAGACAATGCTACAGTCATGCCTCCACCAGTCAACGGGTGGCGCATGTTGAATGCGTCTCCCATAAGCAAAGCCCCTGGAGTCGGATGAGGAACAGCCGGCATGCTCCTGTTCGGCATCGTCCTAATGTTTCCTCTCTCGATAGCAGAGAGGAAAGCATCATGCAGTTCAGGAGGGACCTGAAACAATCAGGTGAGACATTTAGCCATGGAATGAACTTATATTTAACATCccatctaattaataaatcgcCACATGTTCATATGGAATGGGATGGTATTTAAACGTTAAATACTTTGAGAGATTTTGGTTTCAAGATTGATGGTATAAATTAGTAACTGTACCAATGCTGTTGAAGGTTATCTGATTACTTTTAGAAACATGTTGGAATagatatagaacaaaaatgtAACAAAGTGCTATATCAACATTACCTGGGGAGCAACAACAGTCTTCAAATATTTGGCCATTTCTCCATTTGATATAGAAGGCACCTTCTGACCAGGAACATCAACCAGACACCGGACCTCAGTTTGGCTGATAGGGTAAAACAGGATAGGTGATGGATCTGCCAAGATCACATGCCCGTGGTTTGCAAAAGGAAGTTGGCAGTTCTCGAGGACCAAACCAACAAAACAAGACGGTACATCTACCTATAGAGCAGAATATGAAGTCATATTAACAGAGCAGGGACAAAGGAAGAAGGACGCAATAAGCTGCCAACCACCTA
This Sesamum indicum cultivar Zhongzhi No. 13 linkage group LG5, S_indicum_v1.0, whole genome shotgun sequence DNA region includes the following protein-coding sequences:
- the LOC105162196 gene encoding squalene monooxygenase, which translates into the protein MVDLTLLGFVLAALSGFLGLYCFGLLRKSQRSCSVEEGDGFASTTTTAIGEEECGSRDAGCDVIIVGAGVAGAALAYTLGKDGRRIRVIERDLAEPDRIVGELLQPGGYLKLIELGLEDCVEEIDAQRVFGYALFKDGKSTRLSYPLEKFHSDVAGRSFHNGRFIQRMREKATSLPNVRLEQGTVTSLLEEKGTIRGVQYKTKSSEELKAYAPLTIVCDGCFSNLRRSLCSPKVDVPSCFVGLVLENCQLPFANHGHVILADPSPILFYPISQTEVRCLVDVPGQKVPSISNGEMAKYLKTVVAPQVPPELHDAFLSAIERGNIRTMPNRSMPAVPHPTPGALLMGDAFNMRHPLTGGGMTVALSDIVVLRNLLRPLHDLNDAPTLCKYLESFYTLRKPVASTINTLAGALYKVFSASPDQARNEMRQACFDYLSLGGVFSNGPVSLLSGLNPRPLSLVCHFFAVAIYGVGRLLLPFPSPKRMWIGAKLISSASGIILPIIKAEGVRQMFFPATVPAYYRAPPAQ